The Onthophagus taurus isolate NC chromosome 6, IU_Otau_3.0, whole genome shotgun sequence region attaatttattgtgacaaaaaaaatgaattaatacgatacttttaacatccatggaatagcaatccgatgatttcaactatatcacatcactaacaTCACCTAACACcacttagcataaatatagcacgtatttatcacttaattcaagtaataagttttatttttcaaaactactttatcaccctcaaatgcccgcacatcaactaaaatgtgttattaacgaatcaacttccaaacatcccctccttaatttattgtgtgaagaagaaaaactggaggtgaataaacaaaaaatgtaaagacgacggggcgaagcggttttaaatcgttttttgggtttaaaactcaacctttcaataaaaaaattactcgttttctcgaaacgtttcaaataaaatgtacgttattttactaaaataaaacgcactaatcgaatttcattgtttaagacttcctgcaaaagaatcaggtgtccaacaaataattaaaacgaagcagCCAAGACGTTGGATTATGCATCATCCCTTATTTTTTGTgtcatgaaatataaatttaaaaaaaatcgtatctcaagaacgaattgagatatcatcatgaaataaaaaatattttaaaacaaatttaatgaagatttaatatcatgaaaacatatgcaaagattaaattgaaataccacaCAATTTGGCAGCCAAAATTCCCAAAGGAATcgttttatttgatataaaaaaagagactCCCCCCTTAAAAAGCTTGAAGTAGattatactagtattatttAGGATGGTTTagactcaatttcaaattatttcatgttttgccaatattaataattaaagctttataatttttcaagcccaaaatgaaaaaaatgattgaatggtaccgtttttcaagtacaaatccaatgagtagcgttcaaacgatttttatctggcaacattacaccgttcaaatcgcgaattatcccgatatgttttggtaaattaatagaattgaaaacgactcaccgaatggatgttgtttcccttggattttacttcgaagctcagctgaaaagaaaagaaaaattaatttattgtgacaaaaaaaatgaattaatacgatactttttaacatccatagaatagcaatccgatgatctcaactatatcacatcactaacaTCACCTCacacttagcataaatatagcacgtatttatcacttaattcaagtattaatttttatttttcgaaactactttatcaccttaaatgcccgcacattaactaaaatgcgttcttagcgaatcaacttccaaacatcccctccttaatttattgtgtgaagaaggaaaactggaggtgaataaacaaaaaatgtaaagacggcggggcgaagcggttttaaatcgttttttgggtttaaaactcaacctttcaataaaaaaattactcgttttctcgaaacatttcaaataaaacttacgtcattttactaaaataaaacgcactaattgtaagtaagaaaatatgtataaaataaaatatacgtaaaacaaaaaataataaaatattacgtTTAAATGCAAACTGAGAATATTTTGGGGTTACTTAAACAAtacataattaacaaaaataataaaatctttataatatAGCAGTTAcagctatttaaaaatttgttaaaacgctcaaaaacatgtttttattgctgccAATCCAGATGGCTTGGTTGCTTTGCAGCGGACATGTCatttaacgtcaaaattagaactattacaaatcaaaaagtaCAATGGCACTTTACAGTAACGAGAAATACGTATATGTGCTTTTTGTTTATGGAGTTGCTGGAGAAAACGCTGCACATGCAAGAGATCTGTatttgaaacgatttccaaATCGACAGATGCCTTCAGAAAACACTTTTCTTCTGTTAGTCCAGCGGGGAAGAGGTCTTGGTGGCGGTAGACCAAACAGATATGGAGTGAATGTAGAAGAAGAAAATCTAGAAACTGTTGATGCAGATGCAAGTACTAGTACTCGTCAAATTTCTCACCAATTCGAAGTTTCCATGAACTTTGTTTGGCGTACATTGAAAAATAATGGTTTATACCCCTACGATTTGCAAAAGGTGCAAGGACTCACTCCCGCTGATTATCCTTTATGGCTGCAATTTTAGAGTAGCTAAATAATTGATTagagattttgtaattttgcatttaaaacattattattagacatttcataaattaacatctattattttttttaacaaattacgtattatctaaaataacaaaactgcTGAAACAATAAATTGTCTAGTTTTACAGCTCCATTATTGTTCTTTACtgaatatcagcggttctcaaaaatggacattaaattatttaaaaaattaacatgcgatatctctattaagtttttaacaaaacattattcaGTTATACCTCTAGTGCGTACCCTTTtagtctgctccgtatgttataaatcaccctgtatatagctCATTATATTTGAGTACAATACTATACTTAATTCACGACTActgttgaaattgattccataaattgattcttttaaataaagtttaaatgtcaatgtgacacaaattcaatgttaccaactgtaaccaacttcacaacaatttgtcaaagttaaatgtcaattttatgaaacgtcatgttttttttacgaaaattaactaatttatgcttaaatcataggaaaaaaggaatttgtttacgttttttttatgtcaaaccTTTACAAAgtcctaaaaaatttaattaaattgacgttttttgaaattttgacgtttcaaataattattatttcgcAACGGGACTGCTTTTAATGTTGTTTTAGAAgagttaataaacaaactcCACTGTTGTGCAATATATTGTATGTCCATAGCAGCCATATGTTCGGctatattattacaataagcAAACATGCTGTTTGCCCTATAAAATCCTAAGTCAGCAGCGAGTCacttgaataaaaaaaaacgtaacgCATTGTAGAAAAATGGAAGGCATATTTGAAACACTCAACTGCGCAGTGTAAttatagtaaaacctcgattaATACAGGgacttacaaaaaaataactttaatagCAAAAAGTATatctttattaacaaatagATCAAAATACAAACagttcttttcttattttaattagagttaatattaaatactttCGCTGAGCAATCATCAGAAGTGGTGAGTACAAAACTTTTATCTTTAGCTACTTTCATActtaaaatatcatctttatgTCCTGTTATAGTGCGTAAAATAGTCCCCGATCGCACGTCGTATATATAAATAGATCCATTGGTGGTGCCAACAACTAGTATACCCTTTGTTCCCCATGCGAAACACGTTATAGTAAATCCAATTTCAGTTTTATGGCGAAGTGTTTTCTTTCCTACATCCCAAACAGAAATTTGTCCAGATAAACAACCGGTGACTAAAATCCCCAACTCATCCTCAAAAAGTATTGCCTCTATGTCCGGTTTTTCTGTAGTACAATAATCACCTATAACTTTACCATCAGAAACTTTGATAACTTTAGATACAGGTGCTATAGCTAATAAAGATCCATCAGAATTAGTTTCAATAGAAGTAATATCGACCAAATCAGGTATTTGCCAAATAACAGAAgcttcttttatatcccacAATTTAAGATTTCCATCACCATAACCAACGACGATTCTTTTACCATCGTGCAATAACTTTCCACATGTAGAAGTACTTCCATGTGAACCCAAAACTTTGGAATTCCCTTGTGGGATTTGCCAAACAAAAACATCACCCGATTGAGATCCAGCGATTAAAACATTAGCAGCATGATGCCAAGTTAACCATTCCAAATCATCCCCTTCAAAACACCAAACCAACAACTTCTCAAAAACATTCCAAACTTGAATCAACCCCCCCATATCACCCGTAGCAACGTATTGACCGTTGTAGTTAAAAGCAACCTCAGTTACGGAGTCTTTATGACCCGTACATTCCAGTAAAACTTCTCCATTACTCGATCGCCAAATATAAGCAATATCATCTCCACCTCCCGTCGCGACAATTTCTCCATCAGGGCTCAAATCGCCACAAAACACTGAACTAGAATGCCCGCAAAAggataattttgataaatcgaCTACTTCggcatcaaaaataatatcgcTATCTAAGTCTGATGTCTCAATTTCATCAACTCCTGGAAATGATTCAGTTTCCTCTTCGTCGACTAGGTCTTCTAATTCATCTTGCATATAAATAACTTCTACGTCATCCCCAAAATCGGGTAATTTATTGTCGTTAAAACCATTCATTTTGAAACGTTTTGTTCTAAATAACGaacaaatttgaataaaatcaaATCTAACCTAACAAGTGCATGCCAGAACTTTATGACATTTTTGACACTAAAGCAGTATCGAcaactataaatatttatattccccaaaattaaataaaaaaattaaatctataaatgatttaatttatatttttaataaaatatatcaaattattgttgtaacaaattgattttaattaaatatcacttcaataataaacttttaggATTTTAGGGAGACTAGAACAAtcaaaaaaagtgaggttaccTTTAATCATGGCCACAATAAGATgtttaagaaatcatttatttaacagaaatgacCTTAAAAAATCTCCTTTAATCAGCTTAATAAGCTTAAGAAACTTAAATTACGCTTCTAAAGAATATAGTAAGATattatatttcttaattttcataaattcatgatttttttttaattagatgaAAAAGATCCATCTCCGTTATTCTTCAACAAAGAGACCCAATCTTTGTTAAAAACCTTGACTAGAATTAATTTGGATGTAGTATTTCGCAGGCGCAAAATGGGACAAAGACTATTGTCGATACCcactcaaaaatttttaacagaaGATCAACTTCAAGAAGCAATGAGAGATGCTGAGAATCAAGTGGAGAATATAATTCAAATACCAcctgtaattaaaataaggaAACCTATAGATGTAATAATATCCTGTGATCCAGCATTGAAGGGTTtagaagaatcaaaaatggtttttaccgatatcacttttggtttgaATAATTCTGAAAGGCTTATTGTTATAAGAGAACCCTGTGGTACTTTAAGACATGCTGATTGGGATACCAGAGAACGAATGAATCAAATTTACTTCCCATTACAAGGGAAAAAATACAGAATTCCCCAAATGTTTCaagatatttattttgaagatttattaaaacgcaaagaatataaattcattttggACAAAACTTGTGTTCAATTTGAACCAGATTCCgttgaatatcaaaaatttacaaGCATAACTTATCAATATATCAATGATAATCATCATTTTGATTGTTTACGATCAACAAGGCATTTTGGTTCAATgtgtttctttttagtttgGCACAAAatcatcgataatttattattagaacTGATTCAAACTGAAAATGTAACAGAGGCGAACGTTTTATTAAACTTATATTGTAAAATACATAATGTTAGGTtagattttaaagaaactgaTGATTTAGTAAGTGTTGAAGAGTATATTGCTAAGTACTCAGAGAAAAAGGCTCCTTTAGAATTAGCTGTTCAAGCTTACAAAGAATTATTACGCGAACGTATTGAGTTAGAAAAAGGGATTAAAAGAGCTCATGgtgttgtttaatttaagaaagatattgtttaataaatattaataaaataaaaaagctttttatttGGTTCAATTTTGTAAATCATTTAAGTAAACGTTGATATGATTCATTTTCACAAAGagattatgaaaaataacaaataaaagttgtgttCTTAAAAGGGGAAAGTCCCGAAACGTTTCAGATGGTATAAATAGCTCGGCATAAATACGAGCGGAAAGAAATCATTTAGTAATATTCGTTGCAGTTTGTGATTCACGACAATGGTAAGAATCTTTGTTTGATTTCTCcctaaattaatatcaaaaaaattttttagtcgCCCGCTTacctttttattttacctCTTATCTTATTTAATTACATAAATTGTGCTCATTTCCAACTAAAACATCGTGGTTTTGAAGAAATCGTTACACAACAATTCAATACTtggaaagtaaaaaaaaaaaatcaaatcaattttattaagaaatttttaaattaatttatttgtagacCACATTCAACAAATCTTACAATTCTGAATATgaatttcaatttcgattcaaaatatttaccgAAAATCTACATTTCATCACGGTTCATCAAGAAAACTACGAAAAAGGGCTATTAACTTATAACGTGGGTTTAAATCAATTTGCTGATTTATTAAACGGTGAATTTGTGCAGCAAATGAATGGATATCTAATGAGGGATGAAAACGAAGTTGACTCAAACGATGAAATCACATTTTTACCCCCGGAAAATGTTGATTTACCATTATGGGTGGATTGGAGAAAAAAAGGAGCTGTTACTGAAGTTAAAGATCAAGGGGATTGTGGCTCATGTTGGGCTTTTAGTGCGGTATGTATGCagtgaattttatttatgatggaatatacaaaaatatgtttcaacatgaatataattaaatatatgttaatattattcATTCATCTTTGGCTCTACAGTCCGTATCGAGCCGTGGCCTCCCTCAGCTTCTCCTCCAACTGCTACTCCCGACCATCTCCCTAGCGTTCCGGTCGACTGCTTCCTCCCATCTTAATCGCGGTCTCATTCCCTGTATTCTTCTACCGATCAGTCGTCCAGGCACTCATTTCTCCTATTCTGATCACGCCATCTTAGGCGTTGGAGTCTGACGAACTGTGTCAGTGGCGGGTCTTTACAAATTTCATGCAACTCGCGGTTGTATCTTGATCTCCATCCATCCTCCTCCCGAACTGGCCCAAATATTTTCCTCAAGATTCTCCTTCTCTCGAAGACATTCGCACTTTCCGTCAACTTTTGCATCAGCGTCCATTCGTCACTCCCATAGCTTACAATCGGTCTAATGATTGTTTTGTATATACCTAGATCTAAATATAGGGGTCAATGCAGAATATGTTCTATTGGCCAGGACTGATCTCCTTCTTTTGTACCCAGCCCAGATAATTCTACACTAAGGTATATAAAGTGAGGCACCCTTTCTATGTTGTCATTTTTCGATGTCTCGATGCTGATGTTTCTCCTCGTCTGTAGCAGTAACTTTATCTTCTCCGTTTTGATCCTAAGCCCCACCGCTTCAGCACCATCCTTCAGCATGGTATAAGCCCCCTATGCAGCGCGTAGTCTTCAGCTCATTATGTTTATGTCGTCCGCATACTCCGCCAATTAAACTGATTTGTTGATTAGCAAGCCACCATATTCCACCACCAGATTAAAAAGGGTGGGGGCCAACCAATCTTTCTGCTTCAAAAAAGTAGTATCAACTTTGCTGGGATTGCAAAGTGTTCCATGATCTTGAACAGCTGTTGTCTATTAATGGAGTCGTAAGCCTGCCTAAAGTCCACAAATATATTATACACATCGATGTCATATTCCCAGGCTTTATTTAGTATTACGGTAAATATTTGGTCTATGGTGGATCTTCCCTTTCTAAATCCTGCTTGGTACTCGCCTATGACATTTCGGCAAAAGGTTGCAGTTTTTGGTTCAGGATATGTTTAAACGCCACGATAGTTTCGACATGCAAGCTTGTCTCCTTTCTTATATATGGGGTATATTACTGTCTTTCTCCATTCCTCAGGCAAGCTTTCTTGTTCCCAAACCCTTTGCAGCAGTGTATAAATTCTCCTTGCCAACTCCTCACTTCCAACCTTCAGCACTTCTGCTAGTATGCCATCGATCCCTGGCGCCTTTCTGTTTTGAAGTGCCGCAATTACGGCTTGAACCTCATCGATGAATATGGGCTCCGTGGCCTTCTCCTCTTTTTGATTTGTTGTACCATTGTCCACCTCCGTTTGGGATCCCATATTTAGTAGGatctggaaattatttttccaGGCGCTATTTAGCATAAAAtgtcactatgttgcatatttttattgaattaaaactagaactaacactatacttagaactagaatcatttgggtttagccgcacgtctctaaagacggctaaataagtaaatatataataagtaaaatcaaacttttttttagacTGGATCATTAGAAGGccaaaattttcgtaaaacccataaattaatttcattaagcGAACAAAACTTGGTAGATTGTTCAGAAAAATTCGGCAACCATGGTTGTGATGGTGGCTTAATGGACAACgcttttaaatatattaaatacaaCCACGGAATTGACACTGAAGATTCATATCCGTACGATGGCGAAGAAGAACCGTGCAGATACAATCCAAGTCATTCAGGAGCGAGTGATAAAGGATTCGTTGATATTAGATCAGGAAATGAAACCGCTTTACAAGCTGCTGTAGCAACTCTTGGACCAATTTCCGTTGCGATCGATGCGAGTCACCCAggttttcaattttacaaacaagGCGTTTATTATGAACCAACTTGTAGTGCTAAGTATTTGGATCACGCAGTCTTAGCTGTTGGATATGATCGGgatcaaaaaactaaattggATTATTGGATCGTTAAAAATTCATGGGGGGAAACTTGGGGTGATAAAGGATACATTTTAATGGCAAGAAATAAGGGAAATAATTGCGGAATTGCTACAGCTGCAAGTTATCCGTTAGTTTAAAAACATAACTTTTTGATCAAATAATGATAGagttaatgaaaaatttagtttttgtatttttttttaaccaaataTACAAGGTTACGCATTTATAAGTATATCCTTTTATGTTTAAAGATTTAgattaacttaataataagatattaataattaagatagaacaatacatattttttgtagtttatttttattcaataaaattgtatctataatgaaatttttaaatcgtacAATATTTACCTTACATACGTTtgttaaatcataaaatgctACTTTTCacgtaagttttttattaactaaataTTCTAAGACAAAGAACAAACGAAATATATTACACTGACTtctataaaaatacaaacaataGTCTACTCTCCGCGTTTATTAATTCTCTTTTTCGATTAACCCTTTCAAAGCTACAGATGCCTAAATGCAGCTAATCTCAGCCACATAGCTGCTAAGCACCTCAAAGGGGACTGGCTGCATTATTACAGCGTAAAAAGGgttaatctaatttttacaccaataaaagatgataatacgaacaaaaaatttattccatttttaaatgatataaactaaaacatttatttttcttgcTTTTGTTACTtaagtgtttgttaataacttttcgtttcaaaatgttgtaattttttggcGAAGAATAGccttatatattatttttcttaaatattttttcgttttttcagTTGTAAAAGGATAATTTCAGGCACATTATATCAAAATATGCACTGAttcacttattttttttttgataacattagTAACAAATCGGAAACATAAACATctttactttaattatttttgtcatTAATCATAATAGTTTAACGAAAGTTGAAGACAAAAACTGTAGGTTACTCAATCAatgttgtttaataaaaatattaattcacCACCAATTTGCTCTCTATCTAGTCTAAATCTAAATCATTTCAATTagtagtaaataataaaattatttaaaa contains the following coding sequences:
- the LOC111424272 gene encoding angio-associated migratory cell protein; the protein is MNGFNDNKLPDFGDDVEVIYMQDELEDLVDEEETESFPGVDEIETSDLDSDIIFDAEVVDLSKLSFCGHSSSVFCGDLSPDGEIVATGGGDDIAYIWRSSNGEVLLECTGHKDSVTEVAFNYNGQYVATGDMGGLIQVWNVFEKLLVWCFEGDDLEWLTWHHAANVLIAGSQSGDVFVWQIPQGNSKVLGSHGSTSTCGKLLHDGKRIVVGYGDGNLKLWDIKEASVIWQIPDLVDITSIETNSDGSLLAIAPVSKVIKVSDGKVIGDYCTTEKPDIEAILFEDELGILVTGCLSGQISVWDVGKKTLRHKTEIGFTITCFAWGTKGILVVGTTNGSIYIYDVRSGTILRTITGHKDDILSMKVAKDKSFVLTTSDDCSAKVFNINSN
- the LOC111424275 gene encoding small ribosomal subunit protein mS22, coding for MATIRCLRNHLFNRNDLKKSPLISLISLRNLNYASKEYNEKDPSPLFFNKETQSLLKTLTRINLDVVFRRRKMGQRLLSIPTQKFLTEDQLQEAMRDAENQVENIIQIPPVIKIRKPIDVIISCDPALKGLEESKMVFTDITFGLNNSERLIVIREPCGTLRHADWDTRERMNQIYFPLQGKKYRIPQMFQDIYFEDLLKRKEYKFILDKTCVQFEPDSVEYQKFTSITYQYINDNHHFDCLRSTRHFGSMCFFLVWHKIIDNLLLELIQTENVTEANVLLNLYCKIHNVRLDFKETDDLVSVEEYIAKYSEKKAPLELAVQAYKELLRERIELEKGIKRAHGVV
- the LOC111424273 gene encoding procathepsin L-like; amino-acid sequence: MSPAYLFILPLILFNYINCAHFQLKHRGFEEIVTQQFNTWKTTFNKSYNSEYEFQFRFKIFTENLHFITVHQENYEKGLLTYNVGLNQFADLLNGEFVQQMNGYLMRDENEVDSNDEITFLPPENVDLPLWVDWRKKGAVTEVKDQGDCGSCWAFSATGSLEGQNFRKTHKLISLSEQNLVDCSEKFGNHGCDGGLMDNAFKYIKYNHGIDTEDSYPYDGEEEPCRYNPSHSGASDKGFVDIRSGNETALQAAVATLGPISVAIDASHPGFQFYKQGVYYEPTCSAKYLDHAVLAVGYDRDQKTKLDYWIVKNSWGETWGDKGYILMARNKGNNCGIATAASYPLV